One genomic region from Sphingobacteriales bacterium encodes:
- a CDS encoding RNA polymerase sigma factor, translating into MVIKSHNAIDDELLAAAKSGDQRAYTALLEKYRNSIFHIILKIVKSSEDAEDLTIETFAKAFDRLYQYSPEYAFSTWLFKIASNTSIDFLRRKSIDKVSLDQQDISITDNIRFSTANDPEMDLIKSQRQDKLQKAVNEMDEIFSRVIQLRYFKEYNYEEISAELGIPVGTIKIQLYRARKLLFKKLSEEKDKW; encoded by the coding sequence ATGGTAATAAAAAGCCATAATGCCATTGATGATGAATTGCTCGCTGCTGCCAAATCCGGCGATCAAAGGGCGTATACGGCTCTTCTGGAGAAGTACAGGAATTCCATTTTCCACATCATTTTAAAAATAGTAAAATCGTCCGAGGATGCCGAAGACCTCACCATTGAGACGTTTGCCAAAGCTTTCGACAGGCTGTATCAGTATTCCCCAGAATATGCTTTCTCTACCTGGTTGTTTAAAATTGCATCGAACACCAGTATTGATTTTTTGCGAAGGAAAAGTATTGATAAGGTTTCCCTGGACCAGCAGGACATATCCATTACGGATAATATTAGATTCAGTACTGCTAATGACCCTGAAATGGATTTGATAAAATCGCAGCGGCAGGATAAGTTACAAAAGGCTGTAAATGAGATGGACGAGATATTTTCACGGGTCATCCAGCTGCGCTATTTTAAAGAATATAATTATGAGGAGATTTCAGCCGAATTGGGCATTCCGGTAGGTACGATTAAGATCCAGCTGTACCGCGCCAGGAAACTATTGTTTAAAAAATTATCTGAAGAAAAGGATAAGTGGTGA
- a CDS encoding T9SS type A sorting domain-containing protein, translating to MSECLKYLSVLLISWIVLPHSFGNERIRCSTMDVFIRKAAGNPEVIRQREQLEQETAQWINQSSANKPGSIASLVTIPVVVHVVYNTPDQNISAAQIQSQIERLNKDYRNLNTDKLSSGHPFFSLASDAQVEFCLAKSDPNGNATTGITRTPTTRTEFSDDDSVKFSNKRGENAWNSTQYLNMWVCKMDGNTLGYAQLPDDLALFGETDGVVIDFEAFGTIGTAKSPFNLGRTATHEVGHWLNLRHIWGDDEGTGSKCSGTDNVTDTPNQEIATTGCPLGEMTDACTAASPGIMFQNYMDYTDDACMVMFTTKQVDRMQAILSSTRSAIVTSNKCLSSGVVRPWTDKLRIYPNPVENYLTIEGLPSTKSRIFYIDFHNVLGEIVYSTTFSAAQNMLEMQHFEKGTYIMTVYNEEFSSTQKLTVVK from the coding sequence ATGAGCGAGTGTCTGAAATACCTGTCCGTTCTGTTAATTTCATGGATTGTACTACCACATTCGTTTGGAAATGAACGGATACGATGCTCCACGATGGATGTTTTCATCAGAAAAGCGGCCGGCAATCCCGAAGTTATAAGGCAAAGGGAACAACTGGAGCAGGAAACCGCACAATGGATCAACCAATCCTCCGCCAACAAACCTGGTTCCATAGCCAGTTTAGTGACGATTCCGGTTGTTGTGCATGTCGTTTACAACACCCCAGACCAAAACATTTCAGCTGCACAGATTCAATCACAGATTGAACGCTTAAACAAAGACTACCGGAATCTGAATACCGATAAATTATCCTCCGGCCATCCGTTTTTCAGCCTGGCATCAGATGCCCAGGTTGAGTTTTGCCTGGCAAAATCTGACCCGAATGGAAACGCTACGACCGGAATAACACGTACGCCTACCACAAGAACTGAATTTTCTGATGACGATAGTGTGAAATTTAGCAACAAAAGGGGTGAAAATGCCTGGAATTCCACCCAATACCTGAATATGTGGGTTTGCAAAATGGACGGCAATACCCTCGGGTATGCACAGTTGCCTGATGACCTTGCCCTTTTCGGTGAAACCGACGGGGTTGTTATAGATTTTGAAGCATTCGGCACGATTGGAACAGCAAAATCCCCGTTTAATCTCGGCAGAACCGCCACACATGAAGTAGGACACTGGCTGAACTTAAGGCATATCTGGGGGGATGATGAAGGCACCGGAAGCAAATGTTCCGGTACGGATAACGTTACTGACACTCCGAATCAGGAAATTGCCACCACCGGATGCCCGCTGGGCGAAATGACCGATGCCTGTACCGCCGCTTCTCCCGGTATCATGTTTCAAAACTATATGGACTATACCGATGATGCCTGTATGGTGATGTTCACGACCAAACAGGTAGATCGTATGCAGGCTATTTTAAGCAGCACCCGATCGGCTATTGTTACTTCTAATAAATGCCTGAGCAGCGGCGTCGTTCGTCCATGGACGGATAAACTCAGAATTTACCCGAATCCGGTGGAAAATTATTTGACCATAGAAGGATTGCCTTCCACAAAATCCAGAATTTTCTATATTGATTTCCATAACGTTTTAGGCGAGATAGTGTATTCCACTACCTTTTCTGCAGCACAGAATATGTTGGAAATGCAGCATTTTGAAAAAGGCACGTATATCATGACGGTTTACAACGAGGAATTTTCATCTACACAAAAGCTGACGGTTGTAAAATAA
- the msrA gene encoding peptide-methionine (S)-S-oxide reductase MsrA — translation MRILFSFLSFIFFAGCNHAQNAPAESAKDTSSNKKVRTMDTTMEIATFGGGCYWCMEAVFQRLEGVAKVESGFSGGQVKDPTYKEVCTGTTGHAEVIQLTFDTAKVSFTDLLKVFFTMHDPTTLNRQGNDIGTQYRSGIFYHNDAQKKASQEIIDALNQAHAYPDKIVTEVTPFDTFYKAEDYHQDYYNQNKTQGYCMYVIQPKIEKFEKVFKDRLKK, via the coding sequence ATGCGTATCTTATTCTCATTTTTAAGTTTTATATTTTTTGCAGGATGCAACCATGCACAAAATGCACCGGCAGAATCGGCCAAAGATACTTCATCCAATAAAAAAGTCAGGACTATGGATACAACTATGGAAATTGCCACTTTCGGCGGAGGATGTTACTGGTGTATGGAAGCCGTCTTTCAGCGACTGGAAGGTGTGGCAAAGGTAGAGTCGGGTTTTTCAGGCGGACAGGTGAAAGATCCAACCTATAAGGAAGTATGCACCGGCACTACCGGACATGCAGAAGTCATACAGCTAACTTTTGACACCGCTAAAGTTTCGTTTACGGATTTGCTGAAAGTTTTCTTTACCATGCACGACCCGACGACATTGAACCGGCAGGGCAATGATATCGGCACGCAGTATCGCTCCGGGATATTCTATCATAACGACGCACAGAAAAAAGCTTCTCAAGAAATCATTGATGCACTAAATCAGGCACACGCCTATCCGGATAAGATAGTGACGGAAGTAACGCCATTCGATACGTTTTATAAAGCGGAAGACTATCATCAGGATTATTACAATCAGAACAAGACACAGGGTTACTGCATGTATGTCATCCAGCCGAAAATAGAAAAATTCGAAAAGGTGTTCAAAGACAGGCTGAAGAAGTAA
- a CDS encoding FeoA domain-containing protein, whose translation MLFRIILNKLTPARNITQLQIGEDAVIMEYANGFVACKLMSMGLLAGTVFTLVRKAPFGGAYYIKTKNHIIGLRTDEAVYVLTKSS comes from the coding sequence TTGTTATTCAGAATTATTCTAAATAAATTGACTCCCGCCAGGAATATCACGCAGTTACAGATTGGAGAAGATGCCGTCATTATGGAGTATGCCAATGGATTTGTCGCCTGCAAACTGATGTCGATGGGGCTGCTGGCCGGCACCGTCTTTACATTGGTCCGGAAAGCCCCGTTTGGCGGAGCCTATTATATCAAGACAAAAAACCATATTATTGGTTTGCGTACCGATGAGGCAGTTTATGTATTAACAAAATCATCCTGA
- a CDS encoding glycosyltransferase, which translates to MVLLVVLSLNRTANPLTLSSPKSVSVVICAKNEAENLRKNLPLILQQKYPDYEVIVVDDGSDDTTAQLGIKDVRLKLIHLTKEEKVGLGKKYALQKGVEQAKNEVVLLTDADCRPLSESWISEMAARVDEQHKIVLGISPYKKKRGFLNGLTEYETAQTALQYLGWALLGNPYMSVGRNVAYDAVLIKKKIWTEKELSIASGDDDLTIQTMANARNTTVCLSLNSYTVSDAEDNWPDWMKQKIRHYQSGALYKPFDRMLLGAYWFTKMGVYCLLVFSVIALLFIENETIITGYAFLIFAVYFSMTILYNFFLNRRLHLNSRWYLAGIYDCIYSVTVTSLGLISRISPTSKW; encoded by the coding sequence TTGGTACTGCTGGTTGTTTTGAGTCTTAACCGAACAGCGAACCCGCTAACCCTTTCATCCCCAAAGTCTGTTTCTGTTGTCATCTGTGCAAAAAATGAAGCGGAAAATCTACGGAAAAATCTACCGCTTATCTTACAGCAAAAGTATCCCGATTATGAAGTCATAGTCGTGGATGATGGCTCTGATGATACTACAGCTCAGTTGGGAATAAAAGATGTACGGCTGAAATTAATTCACCTGACCAAAGAAGAAAAGGTGGGATTGGGTAAGAAATATGCTTTACAGAAAGGGGTGGAACAGGCTAAAAACGAAGTGGTCTTGCTGACGGATGCCGACTGCCGTCCGCTGAGTGAAAGCTGGATTTCGGAGATGGCGGCAAGGGTTGATGAGCAGCATAAAATTGTTTTAGGAATTTCGCCGTATAAGAAGAAAAGGGGTTTTTTAAACGGACTGACAGAATATGAAACAGCCCAAACCGCATTACAATACCTTGGATGGGCACTGCTGGGCAATCCTTATATGAGTGTGGGGCGAAACGTGGCGTATGACGCGGTCTTAATAAAGAAAAAAATCTGGACGGAAAAAGAATTGTCCATTGCATCCGGTGATGACGATTTGACCATACAGACAATGGCAAATGCACGGAATACAACGGTTTGCCTGTCATTGAACAGTTATACCGTAAGCGATGCTGAGGATAACTGGCCGGATTGGATGAAACAGAAAATACGGCACTATCAGAGCGGAGCACTCTACAAGCCATTTGACAGGATGCTGTTGGGCGCATATTGGTTTACTAAAATGGGTGTTTATTGCCTCCTTGTTTTTTCAGTAATCGCATTATTGTTTATCGAGAATGAAACAATAATTACCGGGTACGCGTTTTTAATCTTTGCTGTTTATTTTTCCATGACGATACTGTATAATTTTTTTTTGAACAGAAGGCTGCACTTGAATTCAAGATGGTATCTGGCGGGTATCTATGATTGTATCTATAGCGTCACAGTTACTTCTTTAGGACTGATAAGCAGGATTAGCCCCACAAGCAAATGGTAA
- the feoB gene encoding ferrous iron transport protein B — protein MSKQQKIALIGNPNTGKSSVFNHLTGMRQKVGNFPGVTVERKNGILKLDGSTGISVTDLPGTYSLFPTSLDERIVLNVLTNPADKDFPDAVVYIADINHLERHSLLLSQIIDLKFPIVLALNMNDIATQNGITVDIKRLSALYDLPIVMVDGRTGSGIPELKDELKAVLRTQKSSTVSFHAFSEKETSLVAEVEKITGNTNPYACLLMAHQYQKLPFLNVQQKTAVAKSTQAHQLNSLDSQLGEIMNRYDQFIPILNKVLDQKIVTGHSFTDKMDVLLTHRTAGPLIFFGILLFIFQAIFSWSILPMDFIDLQFSNLSYYIQQHFESNVWTKLLSEGIIPGVSGVLVFVPQIFLLFLLITLLEEIGYMSRAVFMFDKIMQKFGLNGRSIVTLISGGACAVPAIMSTRTISNWKERIITILVTPFISCSARIPVFAILIGFVVPKITVFGFLNAQGLVFMSLYLTGVVTALAAAFILKKLIKTDEHSFLMLELPEYKMPHWKNVFFNVYEKVKSFVLGAGKIILVVSILLWFLASFGPSLKLKEAENIARIESALLHYDTKTTDLHIAAKRLEASYAGMMGRVIEPVIRPLGFDWKIGIALITSFAAREVFVGTISTLYSIGKDADNLTIKQKLQNEKNDEGMPVFTMPVALSLILFYLFAMQCMSTLATVYRETKSWKWPAFQFVFMSGLAYTVSLLVFQVLK, from the coding sequence ATGTCGAAACAGCAAAAAATAGCCCTGATTGGCAATCCTAATACAGGAAAATCATCGGTATTCAATCATCTTACCGGCATGCGGCAAAAAGTCGGGAATTTTCCGGGTGTAACCGTAGAGCGCAAGAACGGCATTTTAAAATTAGACGGCAGCACCGGAATTTCAGTGACGGATCTACCGGGTACCTATAGTTTATTTCCCACTTCACTGGATGAACGTATCGTGCTGAATGTGCTGACAAACCCGGCAGATAAGGACTTCCCGGATGCCGTTGTCTATATTGCGGATATCAATCATCTGGAAAGGCACTCCCTTCTCTTATCACAAATCATCGATTTAAAGTTCCCGATTGTCCTTGCCTTAAACATGAATGACATCGCAACACAAAACGGCATTACCGTAGATATCAAAAGACTATCCGCATTATACGATCTGCCGATAGTAATGGTAGACGGCAGAACGGGTTCCGGCATCCCAGAGCTGAAAGATGAACTGAAAGCTGTCCTGCGAACTCAAAAGAGCAGCACCGTTTCGTTTCACGCCTTTTCTGAAAAAGAGACCTCTTTGGTGGCTGAGGTCGAAAAAATTACCGGCAATACAAATCCATACGCCTGTCTGTTAATGGCACACCAGTATCAGAAATTACCATTTCTGAATGTTCAGCAAAAAACTGCTGTCGCAAAGAGCACTCAGGCCCATCAGCTGAATTCACTGGACAGCCAGCTGGGAGAGATCATGAACCGGTATGATCAGTTTATACCCATACTCAATAAAGTGCTGGACCAAAAAATTGTTACCGGTCATTCCTTTACGGATAAGATGGACGTCCTGCTGACCCATCGTACTGCAGGTCCGCTGATATTCTTCGGCATCCTATTGTTCATCTTTCAGGCGATTTTTTCCTGGTCCATCCTTCCGATGGATTTTATCGATCTGCAATTTTCCAACCTGAGTTATTATATACAACAACATTTTGAAAGCAATGTATGGACCAAACTGCTGAGCGAAGGCATTATCCCGGGCGTCAGCGGCGTGCTGGTTTTTGTTCCGCAAATCTTCCTGCTGTTTTTATTGATAACCCTTTTGGAAGAAATCGGTTATATGTCGCGGGCTGTTTTTATGTTTGACAAGATCATGCAGAAATTCGGACTGAACGGCAGAAGCATCGTAACACTGATATCCGGTGGTGCCTGCGCCGTGCCGGCCATCATGAGTACGCGTACCATCAGCAACTGGAAGGAACGCATCATCACCATCCTGGTGACACCTTTCATCAGCTGCTCGGCACGCATTCCCGTATTTGCCATTTTAATCGGATTTGTGGTACCTAAAATAACGGTCTTTGGATTTCTCAATGCCCAGGGGCTGGTATTCATGTCGTTGTATCTGACAGGTGTGGTTACAGCCCTCGCCGCAGCCTTTATTTTAAAGAAACTAATAAAAACGGATGAGCATTCCTTTTTGATGCTGGAACTGCCTGAATACAAAATGCCGCATTGGAAAAATGTGTTTTTCAATGTCTATGAAAAAGTAAAATCATTCGTCTTAGGCGCGGGGAAAATTATACTGGTGGTTTCCATCTTGCTATGGTTTTTAGCGAGTTTCGGTCCTTCCCTGAAACTAAAAGAAGCTGAAAACATCGCCCGGATTGAATCTGCGCTTCTGCACTATGACACAAAAACCACGGACCTTCACATTGCCGCCAAACGCCTGGAGGCTTCGTATGCCGGCATGATGGGCAGGGTAATTGAGCCTGTCATCCGTCCGCTGGGCTTCGACTGGAAAATCGGCATTGCGCTGATAACATCCTTTGCCGCCCGCGAAGTCTTTGTCGGCACCATCTCCACCTTATATTCTATCGGGAAGGATGCGGACAACCTCACGATAAAACAAAAACTGCAAAATGAAAAGAATGACGAAGGAATGCCTGTTTTCACCATGCCGGTCGCACTGTCCTTAATCTTATTCTACTTATTCGCCATGCAGTGCATGAGTACGCTGGCAACCGTTTACAGGGAGACCAAAAGCTGGAAATGGCCGGCTTTTCAATTTGTATTCATGAGCGGACTGGCTTACACGGTTTCACTGCTGGTATTTCAGGTATTAAAATAA
- a CDS encoding F0F1 ATP synthase subunit beta yields the protein MASVGKITQIIGPVVDVSFSGEGIALPKILNALIVKKDDGSEVVLECQQHLGEDSVRCVAMDATEGLTRGAEVTDTGSQITMPAGDAIKGRLFNVIGTAIDGIGEVSKVGGYPIHRKPPKYEDLATSKEVLLTGIKVIDLIEPYAKGGKIGLFGGAGVGKTVLIMELVNNIAKGHGGLSVFAGVGERTREGNDLLREFLESDVIKYGEAFKHSMEKGDWDLSVVDKTALLESKATLVFGQMNEPPGARARVALSGLTIAEQFRDGDGDGKGRDILFFVDNIFRFTQAGSEVSALLGRMPSAVGYQPTLSTEMGLMQERITSTKSGSITSVQAVYVPADDLTDPAPATTFAHLDATTVLSRKIAELGIYPAVDPLDSTSRILDPQVIGERHYGVAQRVKMILQRYKELQDIIAILGMDELSEEDKLVVHRARRVQRFLSQPFHVAEQFTGLKGVFVPIEETLRGFEMIMEGKVDEYPEAAFNLVGTIDDAIEKGKKLLSEAK from the coding sequence ATGGCAAGCGTAGGTAAAATAACTCAAATCATCGGTCCTGTAGTGGACGTGTCTTTCAGCGGAGAGGGAATTGCTCTTCCAAAAATATTAAACGCATTGATCGTAAAAAAAGACGATGGTTCTGAAGTGGTGCTGGAATGCCAGCAGCATTTAGGGGAAGACAGCGTTCGTTGTGTGGCGATGGATGCAACCGAAGGTTTGACGCGTGGTGCTGAAGTAACCGATACAGGCAGCCAGATTACAATGCCGGCCGGTGATGCCATCAAAGGACGATTGTTTAATGTTATCGGCACCGCTATCGATGGTATCGGTGAAGTGAGCAAGGTAGGCGGATATCCCATACACAGGAAACCTCCGAAATACGAAGACCTGGCTACTTCTAAAGAAGTATTATTAACCGGTATCAAAGTGATTGACCTGATAGAGCCTTATGCAAAAGGTGGTAAAATCGGTTTGTTCGGTGGTGCCGGTGTAGGTAAGACGGTATTAATCATGGAGTTGGTGAATAATATTGCCAAAGGACATGGCGGGTTATCCGTATTTGCCGGTGTGGGTGAAAGAACGCGTGAAGGAAATGACCTGTTGCGCGAGTTCCTGGAATCAGATGTAATTAAGTACGGTGAGGCTTTCAAACACTCTATGGAAAAGGGTGACTGGGACTTGTCCGTTGTTGATAAAACAGCTTTGCTGGAATCCAAAGCAACCTTGGTGTTCGGCCAGATGAACGAGCCTCCCGGAGCACGTGCGCGCGTGGCATTGTCCGGATTGACGATTGCGGAGCAGTTCCGTGATGGTGACGGTGATGGCAAAGGACGCGATATCTTATTTTTCGTAGATAATATCTTCCGTTTCACTCAGGCGGGTTCTGAAGTGTCTGCGTTATTAGGACGTATGCCTTCAGCGGTAGGTTACCAGCCGACACTCTCTACCGAGATGGGTTTGATGCAGGAACGTATTACCTCTACCAAGTCCGGTTCCATTACCTCTGTACAGGCGGTATATGTACCGGCGGATGACTTAACGGACCCGGCTCCGGCAACTACATTTGCTCACTTGGATGCGACCACGGTATTGAGCCGTAAGATCGCTGAGTTGGGTATTTATCCTGCGGTGGATCCGCTGGATTCCACTTCGAGAATCCTGGATCCTCAGGTAATCGGCGAAAGACATTACGGTGTGGCTCAACGGGTAAAAATGATTTTACAACGGTATAAGGAATTACAGGATATCATTGCCATCCTTGGTATGGATGAATTGTCTGAAGAAGATAAACTGGTGGTTCACCGCGCTCGTCGTGTTCAGCGGTTCTTGTCTCAGCCATTCCATGTGGCAGAGCAGTTTACCGGCTTGAAAGGCGTTTTTGTCCCTATCGAAGAGACTCTGCGTGGTTTCGAGATGATTATGGAAGGAAAAGTGGATGAATATCCGGAAGCGGCATTCAACTTAGTAGGTACCATTGACGATGCTATAGAAAAAGGTAAAAAATTATTGTCTGAAGCAAAATAA
- the tgt gene encoding tRNA guanosine(34) transglycosylase Tgt — translation MTFQIQHTDSHSNARAGIISTGHGNIETPIFMPVGTQGTVKAVHFTELENEVKAQIILGNTYHLYLRPGLEILHKAGGLHAFNTWQNPILTDSGGYQVYSLSHRRKLTKDGVTFQSHVDGSKHLFTPENVMDTQRIIGADFIMAFDECTPYPCDYAYAKKSLKITHDWLLRCIQRFDTTLPLYGFEQTLIPIVQGSVYKDLRTESAEFIAAQNRPANAIGGLAVGEPAEIMYEMTDLVCSVLPKDKPRYLMGVGTPANILESIALGVDMFDCVMPTRNARHGLLFTAAGVINIKNQKWKDDFSPIDVNVPCSTSHKHSKAYLRHLFVVEEYLAAQIASLHNLPFYLWLVTEARNQLKEGTFTSWKNELIPKLNNRL, via the coding sequence CTGACATTCCAGATTCAACATACCGATTCACATTCCAATGCACGGGCGGGAATTATCAGCACCGGCCACGGCAACATTGAAACACCCATTTTCATGCCAGTCGGAACACAGGGGACGGTAAAGGCGGTCCATTTCACTGAATTGGAAAATGAAGTGAAAGCGCAGATAATATTAGGCAATACCTATCATCTTTACCTCCGTCCGGGATTGGAGATACTGCATAAAGCGGGTGGATTACACGCCTTCAACACGTGGCAGAATCCTATCCTGACCGACAGCGGCGGATACCAGGTGTATTCTCTCTCCCACCGACGAAAACTGACCAAAGACGGCGTCACTTTCCAATCGCATGTTGATGGCTCCAAACATCTGTTTACACCGGAGAATGTCATGGATACCCAGCGCATCATCGGGGCCGATTTTATCATGGCTTTTGATGAATGCACCCCTTATCCCTGCGACTATGCGTATGCCAAGAAATCACTGAAAATCACACACGACTGGCTGCTGCGCTGCATCCAGCGTTTCGACACGACTCTGCCCTTATACGGATTTGAGCAAACGCTCATCCCGATAGTGCAGGGCAGTGTGTATAAGGATTTAAGAACGGAATCCGCGGAATTCATTGCCGCACAGAATCGACCGGCCAATGCGATTGGCGGGCTCGCCGTAGGCGAGCCCGCAGAAATCATGTACGAGATGACGGATCTGGTATGCTCCGTTCTCCCTAAAGACAAACCCCGCTACCTGATGGGCGTCGGCACACCCGCCAACATCCTGGAGTCCATTGCGCTGGGTGTGGATATGTTTGACTGCGTCATGCCTACGCGCAATGCACGGCACGGATTGCTGTTTACAGCAGCGGGTGTCATCAATATCAAAAACCAAAAATGGAAAGATGATTTTTCCCCTATTGATGTCAATGTCCCTTGCTCCACCAGTCACAAGCATTCCAAAGCTTATTTACGGCATTTGTTTGTAGTGGAAGAATACCTGGCTGCACAGATTGCCAGCCTGCACAACCTCCCCTTTTACCTGTGGCTGGTCACCGAAGCCAGAAACCAGCTAAAAGAAGGTACCTTTACCTCCTGGAAAAATGAACTGATCCCCAAATTAAACAACAGGCTGTAG
- a CDS encoding LptF/LptG family permease, which yields MLSAIAIVIDITEKIDDFINSNAPLHAIVFDYYLNFIPWIGLMLAPIFVFISVVYLTSRLTANTEIICMLNGGVSFYRLLVPYMFTALLLTGLFALYNHNLLPKSNKVKIRFEEQYSSKKDKRATEINYHFQIGKDTFIFTQSYDLNSNAGYKFSLEEIKDKKLQYKFSAENMKWDTTKNTWQLLNWKYRKNIGEQDRILKGADTLMNLPITPKEYIKQTYDIETMTTKELSVFILDQMHKGNENVKIYEVEKYRRTAIPFSTIILTLIAVAMTTKKVRNGMGLYIVAGMLLSGAYVIIQQFSTVFATKGNLDPLLAVWIPNIIFGVIAVLLVFRAPK from the coding sequence TTGCTGAGTGCCATTGCTATTGTCATTGACATTACGGAAAAGATAGATGACTTTATCAACTCCAATGCTCCGCTGCATGCCATTGTATTCGATTACTATCTCAATTTCATCCCGTGGATCGGGCTCATGCTGGCTCCGATTTTCGTATTCATATCGGTCGTTTACCTGACATCGCGATTGACGGCCAATACCGAAATCATCTGCATGCTGAATGGCGGTGTCAGTTTCTACAGGCTACTGGTTCCGTATATGTTTACGGCGCTTTTACTGACCGGATTATTTGCATTGTACAACCATAACCTGTTACCAAAATCAAATAAGGTAAAAATAAGATTTGAAGAGCAATACTCCTCCAAAAAAGATAAGCGCGCCACGGAAATCAACTATCATTTTCAAATCGGCAAAGACACTTTCATCTTCACGCAATCGTATGATCTGAACAGCAATGCCGGATATAAATTCTCTCTCGAAGAAATAAAGGACAAGAAACTGCAGTACAAATTTTCGGCGGAAAACATGAAGTGGGATACCACTAAAAACACCTGGCAGCTGCTGAACTGGAAATACCGTAAAAACATCGGCGAACAGGACAGGATCCTTAAAGGCGCAGACACGCTGATGAACCTGCCGATTACTCCCAAAGAATATATAAAACAAACCTATGATATTGAGACGATGACTACCAAAGAACTGTCTGTTTTCATTTTGGATCAGATGCATAAAGGCAATGAGAATGTAAAAATATATGAGGTGGAGAAATACCGCAGAACGGCCATCCCTTTCAGCACCATTATCCTAACCCTGATTGCCGTTGCCATGACCACCAAAAAAGTACGAAATGGAATGGGACTGTACATTGTGGCCGGTATGCTGTTAAGCGGCGCCTACGTTATCATCCAGCAGTTCTCCACGGTGTTTGCCACTAAGGGCAATCTGGATCCGCTGCTGGCCGTGTGGATTCCCAATATCATTTTTGGGGTGATTGCGGTATTACTGGTATTCAGAGCTCCGAAATGA